One region of Molothrus aeneus isolate 106 chromosome 1, BPBGC_Maene_1.0, whole genome shotgun sequence genomic DNA includes:
- the FZD1 gene encoding frizzled-1 — translation MAERRGPAVSGGGEVGSGRCPRLPLLLVLLWAAALPAGGQLPASQYNGERGISIPDHGYCQPISIPLCTDIAYNQTIMPNLLGHTNQEDAGLEVHQFYPLVKVQCSAELKFFLCSMYAPVCTVLEQALPPCRSLCERARQGCEALMNKFGFQWPDTLRCEKFPVHGAGELCVGQNASERGTPTPALRPESWTSNPHRGGAGGGAGGPGPGEPRGRFTCPRALKVPSYLNYRFLGEKDCGAPCEPGRLYGLMYFGPEELRFSRTWIGIWSVLCCASTLFTVLTYLVDMKRFSYPERPIIFLSGCYTAVAVAYIAGFLLEERVVCNERFAEDGSRTVAQGTKREGCTILFMMLYFFGMASSIWWVILSLTWFLAAGMKWGHEAIEANSQYFHLAAWAVPAIKTITILALGQVDGDVLSGVCFVGINNVDALRGFVLAPLFVYLFIGTSFLLAGFVSLFRIRTIMKHDGTKTEKLEKLMVRIGIFSVLYTVPATIVIACYFYEQAFREQWERSWVTQSCKSYAIPCPNNHSGHHPPMSPDFTVFMIKYLMTLIVGITSGFWIWSGKTLNSWRKFYTRLTNSKQGETTV, via the coding sequence ATGGCCGAGCGGCGCGGGCCGGCGGTGAGCGGCGGCGGGGAAGTTGGCAGCGGCCGGTGCCCGcggctgccgctgctgctggtgctgctgtgggcgGCGGCGCTCCCGGCCGGGGGGCAGCTGCCGGCGTCGCAGTACAACGGCGAGCGGGGCATCTCCATCCCTGACCACGGCTACTGCCAGCCCATCTCCATCCCTCTCTGCACTGACATCGCCTACAACCAGACCATCATGCCCAACCTGCTGGGCCACACCAACCAGGAGGACGCGGGGCTGGAAGTGCACCAGTTCTACCCGCTGGTGAAGGTGCAGTGCTCGGCCGAGCTCAAGTTCTTCCTGTGCTCCATGTACGCGCCGGTGTGCACCGTGCTGGAGCAGGCCCTGCCGCCCTGCCGCTCCCTCTGCGAGCGGGCTCGCCAGGGCTGCGAGGCCCTCATGAACAAGTTCGGCTTCCAGTGGCCCGACACGCTGCGCTGCGAAAAGTTCCCGGTGCACGGGGCTGGCGAGCTCTGCGTGGGGCAGAACGCCTCCGAGCGCGGCACCCCCACGCCCGCCCTGCGGCCCGAGAGCTGGACCAGCAACCCGCACCGCGGGGGCgccggcggcggcgccgggggcCCGGGGCCCGGCGAGCCCCGCGGGCGCTTCACCTGCCCGCGGGCGCTGAAGGTCCCCTCGTACCTGAACTACCGCTTCCTGGGAGAGAAGGACTGCGGGGCGCCCTGCGAGCCCGGCCGCCTCTACGGGCTCATGTACTTCGGGCCCGAGGAGCTGCGCTTCTCCCGCACCTGGATCGGCATCTGGTCcgtgctctgctgtgcctctaCCCTCTTCACCGTCCTCACCTACTTGGTGGACATGAAGCGATTCAGCTACCCCGAGCGGCCCATCATCTTCCTCTCAGGCTGCTACACGGCGGTGGCCGTGGCCTACATCGCCGGCTTCCTCCTGGAGGAGAGGGTGGTCTGCAACGAGCGCTTTGCCGAGGACGGCTCCCGCACCGTGGCGCAGGGCACGAAGCGGGAGGGCTGCACCATCCTCTTCATGATGCTCTACTTCTTCGGCATGGCCAGCTCCATCTGGTGGGTCATCCTCTCCCTTACCTGGTTCCTTGCTGCTGGCATGAAGTGGGGCCATGAGGCCATTGAGGCCAACTCCCAGTACTTTCATCTGGCCGCCTGGGCCGTTCCGGCCATCAAGACCATCACCATCCTTGCCCTGGGACAAGTGGATGGCGACGTCCTCAGCGGCGTCTGCTTTGTGGGCATCAACAACGTGGATGCCCTGAGGGGCTTCGTGCTGGCCCCCTTGTTCGTGTACCTGTTCATCGGCACCTCTTTCCTGCTGGCTGGCTTTGTGTCCCTCTTCAGGATCCGGACCATCATGAAGCATGACGGCACCAAGACAGAAAAGCTGGAGAAGCTCATGGTGAGGATAGGCATCTTCAGCGTCCTCTACACGGTGCCGGCCACCATCGTCATTGCCTGCTATTTTTACGAGCAAGCTTTTAGGGAAcagtgggagaggagctgggtcaCGCAGAGCTGTAAGAGTTatgccattccctgccccaaCAATCACAGCGGCCACCACCCGCCCATGAGCCCCGACTTCACTGTCTTCATGATCAAGTATCTCATGACCTTAATCGTGGGCATCACCTCGGGCTTCTGGATCTGGTCTGGGAAAACCCTGAACTCCTGGAGGAAGTTTTACACCAGGCTCACCAACAGCAAGCAGGGCGAGACCACGGTCTGA